In Dissulfuribacter thermophilus, a genomic segment contains:
- a CDS encoding heavy metal translocating P-type ATPase, producing MKEVELKVTGMSCAVCASRVEKTLKNMDGVLEASVNLAAGLAKVKYDPSKVSEHTLIGSIEKEGYGAEPLELFPTELEEQGKDQEQQLLLRLIIGAVLGLGCFILSMEGLFPWVSKIPQELRKILIFALATPVQFWVGYPFLKGAVSALKHKTPDMNTLVSLGSLSAYWYSVFAMTFPQVLIRAGATPHLYFDSSCMIIVFVLFGKFLEERAKTKAASSMTKLLSLIPKTALVELPNGQRKEVPIGQIKQGDIVIVKPSQRIPVDGTILEGNTTVDESVITGEAIPVEKARQDQVIGGTTNLHGTFKMVAQKIGQDTLLSQIIKVVQEAQGSKANIQRLSDKVASYFVPFVIASAIASAAIWFFFGPEPKITNSLLSLVSVLVIACPCAMGLATPAAVMVATGRGAELGILIKNAIAIEQGANVDTICFDKTGTLTKGNLKVTEVKTFEGSKDKDLIEIAFSLELYSDHPVGKAIREWASKEGIEPRKFESVHEVPGKGIVGKWENETFLAGKLSLFPEKYQYIMDSPQIGTVVFIGTESKGPLGYILLQDTLKDEAQDALTALKQMGYRLYMITGDTKEAAETIRRTLPLEGYWANVLPHEKAFKLREMTAKGLRVAMVGDGVNDAPALIESDLGIALSSGTDIAMDAASIGIMRNDLRLVPRAMKLLRKTIRVIKQNLFWAFAYNTLAIPIAAGVLYPDFGIRLSPMWAALAMAMSSVTVVTNSLRLKKA from the coding sequence ATGAAGGAAGTAGAACTCAAGGTAACCGGGATGAGCTGCGCTGTTTGCGCATCCCGTGTGGAAAAGACCTTAAAAAATATGGATGGAGTGCTAGAGGCAAGCGTCAACCTCGCTGCTGGGCTTGCAAAGGTCAAGTACGACCCATCAAAGGTGTCTGAACACACCCTTATTGGTAGCATCGAAAAAGAGGGCTATGGTGCAGAGCCCTTAGAGCTCTTTCCCACAGAACTGGAGGAACAGGGCAAGGACCAGGAGCAACAACTCCTCCTTAGACTGATAATAGGGGCAGTGCTTGGCCTTGGCTGCTTCATCCTCTCTATGGAAGGGCTGTTTCCGTGGGTTTCAAAGATCCCTCAAGAGCTTAGAAAAATTCTCATCTTTGCCCTCGCTACCCCTGTACAGTTTTGGGTGGGCTATCCCTTTTTAAAAGGGGCCGTGTCTGCACTCAAACACAAGACCCCGGACATGAATACCCTTGTAAGCCTTGGGAGTCTATCGGCCTACTGGTATTCTGTATTCGCTATGACCTTTCCCCAGGTCCTCATAAGGGCAGGAGCCACTCCTCATCTATATTTTGATTCTTCCTGCATGATCATCGTGTTTGTGCTATTTGGAAAATTCCTAGAGGAACGGGCCAAGACCAAGGCCGCCTCCTCCATGACCAAACTCCTCAGCCTCATCCCCAAGACCGCCCTTGTGGAATTGCCAAATGGCCAGAGAAAAGAAGTGCCAATTGGCCAGATCAAACAGGGAGACATCGTCATTGTAAAGCCATCTCAGCGCATACCTGTAGATGGGACAATACTAGAAGGCAATACCACTGTAGATGAATCCGTGATTACCGGAGAGGCAATCCCAGTTGAAAAGGCTCGCCAAGACCAGGTAATCGGCGGCACAACAAATCTCCATGGCACCTTTAAGATGGTGGCCCAAAAAATTGGGCAAGACACCCTACTTTCCCAGATAATAAAGGTGGTACAAGAGGCCCAGGGCTCCAAGGCAAATATACAAAGGCTATCAGATAAGGTGGCATCCTATTTTGTGCCCTTTGTCATTGCTTCGGCAATAGCTTCTGCTGCAATATGGTTTTTCTTTGGGCCAGAACCTAAAATCACCAACTCCCTCCTCTCCCTTGTTTCAGTACTGGTTATAGCCTGCCCCTGCGCCATGGGACTTGCAACCCCCGCTGCAGTCATGGTGGCTACCGGCAGGGGAGCAGAGCTAGGCATACTAATCAAAAACGCCATTGCTATTGAACAGGGGGCAAACGTAGACACCATTTGCTTTGACAAGACGGGCACGCTGACCAAAGGCAATCTCAAGGTAACTGAAGTAAAGACATTTGAAGGGTCAAAAGATAAGGATCTCATAGAGATAGCATTTAGTCTCGAACTCTATTCCGATCATCCCGTGGGAAAGGCAATTAGAGAGTGGGCCTCCAAAGAGGGTATTGAGCCCCGTAAATTTGAATCTGTCCATGAAGTACCTGGAAAGGGCATAGTTGGAAAGTGGGAAAACGAGACCTTCCTTGCTGGAAAGCTGAGCCTGTTTCCTGAAAAATATCAATATATTATGGACTCGCCTCAAATTGGTACTGTTGTCTTCATAGGTACGGAGTCCAAAGGCCCGCTTGGATACATCCTGCTCCAGGACACTTTAAAGGATGAGGCGCAGGACGCCCTCACTGCCCTTAAACAAATGGGTTACAGGCTATATATGATCACCGGGGACACAAAAGAGGCTGCAGAGACAATTCGAAGGACACTTCCCCTAGAGGGCTATTGGGCCAATGTGCTCCCCCATGAAAAGGCCTTTAAATTAAGGGAAATGACTGCCAAAGGCCTCAGGGTGGCCATGGTTGGAGATGGCGTAAACGATGCCCCTGCCCTGATAGAATCAGACCTCGGCATAGCGCTATCGAGCGGTACGGACATCGCAATGGATGCTGCTTCAATCGGGATCATGAGAAATGATCTTAGGCTTGTCCCCAGGGCTATGAAGTTATTGAGAAAGACCATACGGGTCATTAAACAAAACCTCTTTTGGGCCTTTGCCTACAACACCCTTGCCATCCCCATTGCTGCAGGGGTCCTCTATCCCGATTTCGGCATAAGGCTTTCCCCAATGTGGGCAGCACTTGCAATGGCCATGAGTTCAGTTACCGTGGTGACCAATTCCCTTAGACTCAAGAAGGCCTAA
- a CDS encoding AAA family ATPase, whose amino-acid sequence MGTVPEWLSKMNDPSFYPHAPSDVEMVQTHISWVFLAGDKVYKIKKPVDFGFLNFTTLDKREHFIREELRLNRRLCPEIYQQVLPIVKRSDGSLCLGDDEGEVVEWVLMMKRMPETGMMKRLITQEELEIRHIDMLVSRLVPFYANAETGGWVDEYGAIDKIKFNIDENFEQTKDFLDTLLDRRQYDEIIRYNEEFFQKNASLFEGRLREGRIREGHGDLYSANICFDEDEGKVYCFDCIEFNKRFRCGDVACDLAFLAMDLDFHGLPWLERHLVSEFSRLSNDAELLCLMDFYKCYRAYVRAKIGCFMANDPGLTKEAREQAARDARDYMALAWRYAGGTSGEKTTLFCFMGLSGTGKSTLAKAFSERMGLEVYNSDVIRKELICGISSDEKRIEPFGEGIYSKEFSRRTYSSLRRHAAKNLLLGRSVCLDATYLDASYRLALIELEDYIDCKVVFILCELEDELVRERLKFREMEGTSPSDGRYEIYLKQKEAFVPFGPEEEDRVIRVNTKSDLETNLNVLLGLLESKGIGHHGN is encoded by the coding sequence ATGGGAACAGTTCCTGAATGGCTTTCAAAGATGAATGATCCAAGTTTCTATCCTCATGCTCCAAGTGATGTAGAGATGGTTCAGACCCATATTTCATGGGTATTTTTAGCAGGAGACAAGGTATATAAAATAAAGAAACCCGTTGATTTTGGCTTTCTCAACTTTACTACCCTTGATAAAAGAGAGCACTTTATCCGTGAAGAGCTTCGTCTAAACAGGCGTCTTTGTCCTGAAATATATCAGCAAGTACTTCCCATAGTGAAAAGATCTGATGGCAGCCTTTGTCTTGGCGATGACGAGGGTGAGGTGGTCGAATGGGTGCTCATGATGAAGAGAATGCCAGAGACTGGCATGATGAAACGGTTAATCACTCAGGAAGAGTTGGAAATAAGACACATTGATATGCTCGTTAGCCGCCTGGTGCCATTTTATGCAAACGCCGAGACCGGAGGCTGGGTAGACGAATATGGGGCTATAGATAAGATAAAATTTAATATTGATGAGAATTTTGAACAAACGAAAGATTTTTTGGATACTCTGTTGGATAGAAGACAATATGATGAAATAATTAGATATAACGAAGAATTTTTTCAAAAAAATGCATCGCTTTTTGAAGGGCGTTTGCGTGAAGGACGAATTAGAGAGGGGCATGGAGATCTTTATTCAGCAAATATTTGCTTTGATGAGGACGAAGGCAAGGTCTATTGTTTTGATTGCATAGAGTTTAATAAGAGGTTTCGCTGTGGTGATGTGGCCTGTGACCTGGCCTTCCTCGCAATGGATCTTGATTTTCATGGCCTCCCCTGGCTGGAGAGGCATCTGGTCAGCGAGTTCTCCAGGCTTTCCAATGACGCAGAGCTCTTGTGTCTCATGGATTTTTACAAGTGTTACAGGGCCTACGTTCGGGCAAAAATAGGCTGTTTCATGGCAAATGACCCTGGCCTAACTAAAGAGGCAAGGGAGCAGGCCGCAAGGGATGCAAGGGACTATATGGCCCTTGCATGGCGCTATGCTGGCGGGACATCAGGGGAAAAAACTACGCTTTTTTGCTTCATGGGCCTTTCAGGTACGGGAAAGTCCACTTTGGCCAAGGCATTTTCAGAGCGAATGGGCCTTGAGGTCTACAACTCAGACGTAATAAGAAAGGAACTCATCTGTGGAATATCCAGTGATGAAAAGAGGATCGAACCCTTTGGGGAGGGTATCTACAGCAAGGAGTTTTCCAGGCGAACCTATAGTTCCCTTAGGCGCCATGCAGCCAAAAATCTCCTGCTTGGAAGGTCTGTGTGCCTTGATGCAACCTATTTGGACGCATCTTACAGATTGGCCCTAATTGAGCTAGAGGACTACATAGACTGTAAGGTCGTCTTCATTTTGTGCGAGCTTGAAGACGAACTAGTAAGGGAAAGACTAAAGTTCAGGGAGATGGAAGGCACTAGTCCCTCTGATGGACGATATGAGATTTATCTCAAACAAAAGGAGGCATTTGTCCCATTTGGTCCAGAGGAGGAAGACAGGGTCATAAGGGTAAATACCAAATCAGACCTTGAGACCAATTTAAACGTCCTGTTAGGCCTTCTTGAGTCTAAGGGAATTGGTCACCACGGTAACTGA
- a CDS encoding DUF6657 family protein, with the protein MGEIKSALEIALERAEKIGKASKDEIEQEKWINAGKKIAARFINGELKGIKDGFGEIPPENINKAIEGATDVLIRNIILPRDKYQWANINKAIEGIIELKGSTIRQVTDRIIELLKMYEHSINQYQEQVKMQFQAKLGGYQQAIAQQYGAEVAANIDVEAIPEFQQEWSKIKGEIDSQFEQQLEQMKSFLR; encoded by the coding sequence ATGGGAGAGATTAAAAGTGCCCTTGAGATCGCATTAGAAAGGGCAGAGAAGATTGGAAAGGCTAGTAAAGACGAGATCGAACAGGAAAAGTGGATTAATGCAGGCAAAAAGATTGCAGCACGCTTTATAAACGGTGAACTTAAGGGGATCAAAGATGGATTCGGGGAAATCCCCCCAGAAAACATCAATAAGGCCATTGAAGGCGCCACAGATGTCCTTATAAGAAACATCATCCTTCCAAGGGATAAGTACCAATGGGCCAATATCAACAAGGCAATTGAAGGCATCATAGAACTCAAAGGAAGCACCATCAGACAGGTGACAGACCGTATAATAGAGCTGTTGAAAATGTACGAACACTCAATTAATCAGTATCAGGAACAGGTGAAGATGCAATTCCAGGCCAAACTAGGGGGATACCAACAGGCAATAGCCCAACAGTACGGGGCAGAGGTTGCTGCAAACATAGACGTTGAGGCTATTCCAGAGTTTCAGCAGGAATGGTCAAAGATAAAGGGTGAAATAGACTCTCAGTTCGAACAACAACTGGAACAGATGAAAAGTTTTCTACGCTAA
- the queA gene encoding tRNA preQ1(34) S-adenosylmethionine ribosyltransferase-isomerase QueA: MKAVMTFRLEDYNFELPDRLIAKYPLSERHDSKLMVLHRGQGRWEHRRFCDLPDLLSETDVLILNDTKVFPARLFGKKPTGGRVEVVLLNFPRVEEEGRATSEALLRSSKPLRPGQRIIVGTDLEIEIMEGADDWIKKISLMYDGELLKVLETHGHVPLPPYIRRQDEDLDKKRYQTIFARNIGSVAAPTAGLHFSNALLERLKDIGVKIGYITLHVGYGTFAPVRTEDIREHKIHSEWIDVPSSALQLVRSAKANGSRIICVGTTTVRALEYVFKEHEKADSYSGPCDLYIYPGFTFRATDAIITNFHLPKSSLLIMVSAFAGRELILSAYNEAVKAQYRFYSYGDSMLILP, encoded by the coding sequence GTGAAAGCCGTTATGACCTTCCGTCTTGAAGACTATAATTTTGAACTCCCTGATCGACTAATTGCTAAGTATCCTTTGAGTGAGCGCCATGATTCGAAATTGATGGTGCTTCATAGAGGTCAAGGCAGATGGGAACATCGCAGATTTTGCGACTTACCCGATCTCTTGTCAGAGACTGATGTCCTAATATTGAATGATACCAAGGTATTTCCAGCAAGGTTATTTGGTAAGAAGCCCACTGGTGGAAGGGTTGAGGTAGTTTTACTCAATTTCCCTAGGGTAGAAGAGGAGGGCAGAGCAACTTCAGAGGCGCTACTCAGGTCTTCTAAGCCCCTTAGACCAGGCCAAAGAATCATTGTGGGAACTGATCTTGAAATCGAGATCATGGAGGGGGCAGACGACTGGATAAAAAAAATTTCTCTAATGTATGACGGTGAGCTCTTAAAGGTCCTCGAGACCCACGGTCACGTCCCCCTTCCCCCCTACATCAGAAGGCAAGATGAGGATCTGGACAAAAAAAGATATCAGACAATATTTGCAAGGAATATTGGCTCAGTTGCGGCACCAACTGCCGGACTCCACTTTTCTAATGCCCTCTTGGAGCGATTAAAAGACATTGGCGTCAAGATAGGCTATATAACCCTGCATGTTGGATATGGTACCTTTGCTCCGGTTCGAACAGAAGACATCAGGGAACACAAGATTCATTCTGAATGGATAGACGTTCCATCGAGTGCTCTCCAACTGGTTAGGAGTGCAAAGGCCAATGGTTCCAGGATAATATGCGTTGGTACTACCACGGTAAGGGCCCTAGAGTATGTTTTTAAAGAACATGAAAAAGCTGATTCCTACAGTGGCCCTTGCGACCTGTATATTTATCCAGGATTCACATTTAGGGCCACTGATGCCATCATAACAAATTTTCATCTACCCAAGTCTTCGCTTCTCATAATGGTATCTGCTTTTGCTGGAAGGGAACTAATTCTGTCTGCATATAATGAGGCTGTAAAAGCTCAATACAGATTTTACAGCTATGGGGATTCAATGCTAATCTTACCCTGA
- a CDS encoding DUF2065 domain-containing protein has product MKYFFTAFGLMLIFEGLIYFAIPEHMIRFLKEIETWPPERLKLFGLFSILTGLFICFLATKSQILG; this is encoded by the coding sequence ATGAAATATTTCTTCACCGCATTTGGATTGATGCTTATTTTTGAAGGATTGATATATTTTGCCATTCCAGAGCACATGATCAGATTTTTAAAAGAAATAGAAACTTGGCCCCCAGAAAGACTGAAACTATTTGGTCTGTTCTCCATTTTGACAGGTCTTTTCATCTGTTTCTTGGCTACTAAATCCCAGATCCTAGGCTAG
- a CDS encoding flavin reductase family protein encodes MQTLIARATPTGVYVVTVKAGDKINGMTAAWVTQVSFKPALVGVAIAPQRHTYSLIKEAGTFCLNALPEGTIELAKHFGFKSGRKVDKFEGIPFTYAQNGSPVLKDAYAYLECKVENEFEAGDHIFFVGSIIDAAELNKDANPLIFKWNDFFGKN; translated from the coding sequence ATGCAAACATTGATCGCAAGAGCAACACCAACCGGTGTCTACGTCGTAACAGTCAAGGCAGGAGATAAAATAAACGGGATGACCGCTGCCTGGGTCACTCAAGTCTCATTCAAACCAGCCCTTGTGGGAGTAGCCATTGCACCTCAGAGACATACCTATTCACTCATTAAAGAAGCTGGAACGTTCTGCCTAAACGCGCTCCCCGAAGGGACGATTGAATTGGCAAAGCACTTTGGCTTTAAAAGCGGTAGAAAAGTAGATAAGTTCGAGGGAATCCCATTTACTTATGCCCAAAATGGATCTCCTGTTTTAAAGGATGCTTACGCCTATTTAGAATGCAAGGTAGAAAACGAATTTGAGGCAGGTGATCATATATTCTTCGTTGGATCAATAATAGATGCAGCGGAACTCAATAAGGATGCAAATCCACTGATCTTTAAGTGGAACGACTTTTTTGGAAAAAATTAG
- a CDS encoding tetratricopeptide repeat protein — protein sequence MTEEPRKNPAEENQEDFKYFFSQLLTLLPPKAREYVIQYSREILSCVIVVVLGVVLYSGYSAYSENQEKEAATLLGTALYEKDPDKRIDVLKKVINEHGSTDASKIALPILARAYLDRGDKENALKYFEESEKKTSKNTIIYQTSVLGQGYILEDKGELEKALQKFDEAVKSAQGIERIALLDKARVAKEVGKKDLALEALNTFLSENPSSQDLEFVKFEILELKRTAHSDETPKNSKSS from the coding sequence ATGACCGAAGAGCCAAGAAAAAACCCTGCAGAAGAGAATCAGGAGGATTTTAAATATTTTTTCAGCCAGTTACTGACCCTTCTTCCTCCTAAGGCTCGAGAATATGTAATCCAGTACTCTAGAGAGATCCTATCGTGTGTAATTGTGGTAGTGCTAGGAGTCGTACTTTATTCAGGTTATTCAGCATACTCTGAAAATCAAGAGAAAGAGGCTGCTACCCTCCTAGGTACTGCCCTTTACGAGAAAGATCCAGACAAGAGAATTGATGTTCTCAAAAAGGTCATAAATGAACATGGCTCCACCGATGCCTCAAAAATAGCCCTTCCCATATTAGCCAGGGCGTATCTAGACCGCGGGGATAAAGAAAATGCCCTAAAATACTTTGAAGAATCAGAGAAAAAGACCTCTAAAAATACAATAATCTATCAGACATCAGTACTGGGACAGGGATACATATTGGAGGATAAGGGTGAACTTGAAAAGGCCCTTCAAAAATTCGATGAAGCAGTAAAGTCCGCACAGGGAATCGAACGAATTGCCCTGCTAGACAAGGCAAGGGTGGCCAAAGAGGTAGGAAAAAAGGATCTGGCCCTAGAGGCACTCAATACCTTTTTGAGTGAAAACCCCAGTTCACAAGACCTGGAATTTGTAAAATTTGAGATACTGGAACTCAAAAGGACTGCACATTCTGATGAGACACCAAAAAATTCCAAATCATCTTAA
- the pheA gene encoding prephenate dehydratase, translating into MKDNEVKRLLELRKKIDEIDKELVSLLQKRLKVAKEIGAEKAKFSSQPLDVTREREVLKNILDINGGVFPDDGLKVIFSEIISACRNAQRPAKIGYLGPATTFTHMAACKFFGHSPEFIPQRNITEVFEEVERGRTDFGVVPLENSVEGTVALTLDGLHDFKVKVVGEVYLPISHDLMNKSGRIDQIKRILSHPHALAQCKGWLQRNLPAVPTEEVVSTAQAARWAAVDPEVAAIASPLAARTYDLQIVAKSIEDFAGNTTRFLVLGHYCPRPSGRDKTSLLLSLEDRPGSLFKLLKPLAEKGINLTKIQSRPVKDEPWRYLFYVDIAGHIEDPVVKEGVEAIKKGCTFLVWLGSYPMGLPI; encoded by the coding sequence ATGAAGGACAATGAGGTTAAAAGGCTCCTTGAACTTAGAAAAAAGATCGATGAGATAGACAAGGAACTCGTTTCCCTACTACAAAAGCGTCTTAAAGTGGCTAAGGAGATTGGCGCTGAAAAGGCCAAATTTTCATCTCAACCCCTTGACGTTACACGGGAAAGGGAAGTTTTAAAAAATATCCTCGACATCAATGGTGGCGTCTTTCCTGATGATGGCCTAAAGGTGATATTTTCAGAAATCATCTCTGCGTGCAGAAATGCTCAGAGGCCAGCCAAGATAGGTTACCTCGGACCTGCCACAACCTTTACCCATATGGCTGCCTGTAAATTCTTTGGGCACAGTCCTGAATTCATTCCGCAAAGAAATATCACCGAGGTCTTTGAAGAGGTAGAGAGGGGCCGTACAGATTTTGGGGTCGTTCCCCTTGAGAATTCAGTAGAAGGTACAGTGGCCCTCACCCTAGACGGCCTTCACGATTTCAAGGTTAAGGTAGTTGGAGAGGTCTATCTCCCCATATCCCATGATCTAATGAACAAGAGCGGTAGGATTGATCAAATTAAACGCATACTTTCTCATCCTCATGCCCTTGCCCAGTGCAAGGGATGGTTACAGCGCAATCTACCGGCAGTCCCCACAGAAGAGGTGGTGAGCACTGCCCAGGCAGCAAGGTGGGCAGCGGTGGACCCTGAGGTGGCAGCCATTGCAAGCCCACTTGCGGCACGAACCTATGACCTCCAGATAGTTGCAAAGAGTATAGAGGATTTTGCAGGCAATACCACTAGGTTCTTGGTATTGGGACATTATTGCCCGAGGCCAAGTGGAAGAGATAAGACGAGTCTACTCCTAAGTCTGGAAGACAGGCCAGGATCTCTGTTTAAGCTCTTAAAACCCCTGGCAGAAAAGGGTATAAATCTTACTAAAATTCAATCAAGGCCAGTAAAGGACGAACCCTGGCGCTATCTCTTCTATGTGGATATTGCTGGCCACATTGAGGACCCTGTGGTCAAGGAGGGCGTGGAGGCCATTAAAAAGGGTTGCACCTTTTTAGTGTGGTTGGGGAGTTACCCCATGGGCCTACCCATTTAG
- a CDS encoding MerR family transcriptional regulator — MAEKRYYRISEVSRITGVEPHVLRYWEKEFRQIRPRRIKNQRLYTKKDLEIIKEIKRLVHIEGFTISGAKKRLEGQESNSSPLSQIKRDLLELYNFLAEGR, encoded by the coding sequence ATGGCGGAAAAAAGGTATTACAGGATTAGCGAGGTAAGCAGAATAACAGGTGTTGAGCCACATGTACTTCGTTATTGGGAAAAAGAGTTTAGACAGATTCGCCCACGGCGCATAAAAAATCAACGCCTATATACCAAAAAGGACTTGGAGATAATAAAAGAGATAAAGCGTCTCGTTCATATTGAAGGTTTTACTATTTCTGGGGCAAAAAAGAGGCTTGAAGGCCAAGAGTCGAATTCTTCACCTTTGAGCCAGATAAAAAGAGACTTATTGGAGTTATATAATTTCCTTGCTGAGGGAAGATAG
- a CDS encoding HU family DNA-binding protein: protein MATLTKKDLAVHISEEMGFSVRESKRLVDAFFQSVKEFLKEGEDVKIVRFGTFSKIERASKFKEGTKETVGFHPSRWLKGRLNGGKKVLQD, encoded by the coding sequence ATGGCTACTTTGACGAAGAAGGATCTTGCAGTCCATATCAGTGAAGAAATGGGTTTTTCAGTCCGGGAGAGTAAACGGCTTGTAGATGCCTTTTTTCAATCAGTGAAGGAGTTTTTAAAAGAAGGCGAAGATGTCAAGATCGTCCGCTTCGGGACCTTTTCAAAGATTGAACGTGCCAGTAAATTTAAAGAGGGTACAAAGGAGACTGTGGGCTTTCATCCAAGTCGCTGGCTAAAGGGGCGCCTTAATGGCGGAAAAAAGGTATTACAGGATTAG